One segment of Arvicanthis niloticus isolate mArvNil1 chromosome 5, mArvNil1.pat.X, whole genome shotgun sequence DNA contains the following:
- the Otud3 gene encoding OTU domain-containing protein 3 isoform X4, with the protein MTFPLRSMFQMLHQDRTNKTEKMKTKGVDVEDGLRDDMEDAVQKVGNATGCTDFNLIVQNLEAENYNTESAIIAMLQMNQGTRNNAEKNLEPGDRVKQRDLLCEEAGSGSRLSGNQGRNEGRMETSEARASPAEGNKARKSQLPKVTNKQRREQQRLEKKKRQEERHRLKALENRNSSRDTSRSEADENTQVTLVKTFAALNI; encoded by the exons TTCCAGATGCTTCATCAAGatagaacaaataaaacagagaagatGAAGACAAAAGGGGTGGATGTTGAAGATGGCCTGAGGGATGATATGGAAGATGCTGTCCAGAAAGTTGGCAATGCAACTGGATGCACG GACTTTAATTTAATAGTCCAGAATCTGGAAGCTGAAAATTACAACACTGAATCTGCAATAATCGCCATGCTTCAGATGAATCAGGGGACAAGAAACA ATGCAGAGAAGAACCTTGAGCCTGGTGACAGAGTGAAGCAGCGTGACCTTTTGTGTGAGGAGGCAGGCAGCGGCTCCAGACTCTCTGGaaatcagggcagaaatgaaGGCAGGATGGAGACCAGTGAGGCTCGAGCCAGCCCTGCTGAAGGGAACAAAGCACGCAAGAGCCAGCTCCCAAAG GTCACAAACAAGCAGCGGAGGGAACAACAGCGGCTGGAGAAGAAGAAACGTCAGGAGGAGAGGCACCGCCTCAAAGCCCTGGAGAACAGAAACAGCAGCAGAGACACAAGCAGAAGTGAAGCGGACGAGAACACTCAGGTCACCTTGGTGAAGACTTTCGCTGCTCTGAACATCTGA